A region of the Methylomagnum ishizawai genome:
GCCGACCCCGGCGTAACGCGCCAGTTGGCGGGCGACATATTCGGTGTTCTCGCCGCGCTTCTCGACCTTGAGGAACACGTGTTCGCCTTCGCCGGAAGGCGCGAAGCCCAGGATTTCCTCGACCATGAAATCTTCCGGCGCGGCTTTCAGGGTGGCGGTGCCGACGGGACCGCCGTGGGCGTAGGGCAGGGGGGCGGGCATGTTCATCAAACCGGCACCTTGTGCAGCAAGGCCACGGCATAGGACGAAATCCCTTCGCCCCGGCCCTCGAAACCCATGCCTTCGGTGGTGGTGGCCTTGACGTTCACGGCGTCCACGCCGATTTCGAGGTCGGCGGCGATGTGTTCGCGCATCTTGGGGATATGCGGGGCCATTTTGGGGGCTTGGGCCACGAGGGTGACATCGACATTGCCGACCGCGTAGCCCAATTCCTTGAGCTTGGCCATGACGTTGCGGACCAGGATGCGGCTGTCGATCCCCTTGTAGGCGGCGTCGGTGTCCGGGAAATGCTTGCCAATATCGCCCAGGGCCGCCGCGCCCAACAGGGCGTCGCACAGCGCGTGCAGGGCCACGTCGCCGTCGGAATGCGCCGCCATGCCGTGGATGAAGGGGATTTTGACCCCGCCGATG
Encoded here:
- the ispF gene encoding 2-C-methyl-D-erythritol 2,4-cyclodiphosphate synthase, which translates into the protein MLRIGQGYDAHKFKAGDHIVIGGVKIPFIHGMAAHSDGDVALHALCDALLGAAALGDIGKHFPDTDAAYKGIDSRILVRNVMAKLKELGYAVGNVDVTLVAQAPKMAPHIPKMREHIAADLEIGVDAVNVKATTTEGMGFEGRGEGISSYAVALLHKVPV